The DNA region TGGCGCCTTTTGGGCCCTGGGCCGGTACCGAGCCCGGCGGCCGAATTCGGGCTGGACCGCGCCGATGGTGGACGACCTGCTCTTTTATGGCGTGATCGGCGTCATCGTCGGTGGCCGCCTGGGCTACATGCTCTTTTATGGCTTCGACCAGATCCTCGCCAATCCCCTCAATCTGTTGAAGGTCTGGCAGGGCGGCATGTCCTTTCATGGCGGTCTCATCGGCGTCCTGATCGCCATGACGCTCTTCGGCAACCGGCGCCGACTCGGCTTCTTTCAGGTCACGGACTTCATCGCCCCCCTGGTGCCCCTGGGCCTGCTGGCCGGGCGCATCGGCAACTTCATCAATGGCGAACTCTGGGGCAGAGCCACGGAGGCCGCCTGGGGTCTGCGCCTGCCCTGCTCCCGCTTTCCGGAGCAGTGCCGCGACCTGCCCCTCGGGACCGAATGGAGTCTGGCCCTGCACCCCTCCCAACTCTACGAGGCGGCCCTGGAGGGTCTGGTACTCTTCCTCATCCTATGGATCTATTCCAGCCGCCCCCGTCCGACCATGGCCGTGTCGGGCCTTTTTCTCCTCGGCTACGGCCTTTTCCGGGGCTTGGTGGAGCTGGTGCGGGTGCCGGACAACCACATTGGCTATCTGGCCTTCGACTGGCTCACCATGGGCCAGCTCC from Chromatiaceae bacterium includes:
- a CDS encoding prolipoprotein diacylglyceryl transferase, with protein sequence MLTYPDIDPVALALGPLKIHWYGLMYLIGFGAFWALGRYRARRPNSGWTAPMVDDLLFYGVIGVIVGGRLGYMLFYGFDQILANPLNLLKVWQGGMSFHGGLIGVLIAMTLFGNRRRLGFFQVTDFIAPLVPLGLLAGRIGNFINGELWGRATEAAWGLRLPCSRFPEQCRDLPLGTEWSLALHPSQLYEAALEGLVLFLILWIYSSRPRPTMAVSGLFLLGYGLFRGLVELVRVPDNHIGYLAFDWLTMGQLLSLPMILAGILLLVLAYRRQALA